Proteins encoded together in one Astatotilapia calliptera chromosome 7, fAstCal1.2, whole genome shotgun sequence window:
- the tbx5a gene encoding T-box transcription factor TBX5-A has protein sequence MADQEETFVLQNSPGGSDSRELQSDNKSEKQNGTSSKSPSSQTTYIQQGMEGIKVYLHERELWTKFHEVGTEMIITKAGRRMFPSFKVKVTGLNPKTKYILLMDVVPADDHRYKFADNKWSVTGKAEPAMPGRLYVHPDSPATGAHWMRQLVSFQKLKLTNNHLDPFGHIILNSMHKYQPRIHIVKADENNGFGSKNTAFCTHVFPETSFIAVTSYQNHKITQLKIENNPFAKGFRGSDDMELHRMSRMQSTKEYPVVPRSTVRQRVGSSQSPFSGEVQGLATPNSLSSQYSQCENGVTSSSQDMLPQSGSYPLPHEHGQEYHCIKRKVDDDCHSGDHSYKKAYLESSSSEEDHYYRPVGYAQSLSLSGGPYRSESSQRQACMYASASQSAEPVPSLEDISCNTWASVSPYGSCSVTTMQPMDRLPYQHFSAHFTSGSLVSRLGGVGGHASPQLGDGHHAAMYQSSMTHQTLGRQCSPGAGIQSPAASLQGNEYLYTHGIPRTLSPHQYHSVHSVSIMPEWSENS, from the exons ATGGCGGACCAAGAGGAGACTTTTGTCCTCCAAAACTCTCCAGGTGGCTCGGATTCGAGAGAATTACAGAGCGATAATAAATCAGAGAAACAGAACGGGACCTCAAGCAAATCCCCGTCATCACAGACAACTTACATCCAGCAG ggaaTGGAGGGAATAAAGGTCTACCTGCACGAAAGGGAACTATGGACGAAGTTTCACGAGGTGGGGACGGAGATGATCATCACCAAAGCGGGACG GAGAATGTTTCCCAGCTTCAAAGTGAAGGTCACAGGATTAAACCCTAAAACGAAATACATTCTACTTATGGACGTTGTTCCAGCTGACGACCATCGATACAAATTCGCCGATAATAAATG GTCTGTGACTGGGAAGGCAGAGCCTGCCATGCCCGGGAGACTCTACGTTCACCCGGACTCTCCCGCCACGGGGGCTCATTGGATGAGGCAGCTCGTCTCCTTCCAGAAGCTGAAATTGACCAACAACCACCTGGACCCGTTCGGACAC ATCATCCTCAATTCGATGCACAAGTATCAACCAAGGATTCACATCGTGAAAGCGGATGAAAATAATGGCTTTGGTTCCAAAAACACGGCCTTCTGCACTCACGTCTTTCCGGAAACATCTTTCATTGCGGTGACATCCTATCAGAACCATAAG ATAACCCAGCTGAAGATCGAGAACAACCCATTTGCAAAAGGATTCCGTGGTAGCGATGACATGGAATTACACCGGATGTCCAGAATGCAAAG TACCAAGGAGTATCCAGTAGTGCCTCGCAGTACAGTGCGGCAGAGAGTGGGCTCCAGCCAGAGTCCATTTAGCGGGGAGGTCCAAGGCCTGGCCACACCAAACAGCCTGAGCTCCCAGTACTCCCAGTGTGAAAATGGTGTCACAAGCAGTTCACAGGACATGCTGCCCCAGTCGGGTTCCTACCCCCTGCCTCATGAGCATGGCCAAGAGTACCACTGTATCAAGAGGAAAG TGGATGATGACTGTCACTCAGGAGATCACAGCTACAAGAAAGCATATCTGGAGAGCTCATCGAGTGAGGAGGACCATTACTACCGCCCTGTTGGCTACGCTCAGAGCCTCAGTCTCTCCGGTGGGCCTTACCGCAGCGAGTCTAGCCAGCGGCAGGCCTGTATGTATGCCAGTGCCTCGCAAAGCGCTGAGCCTGTTCCCAGTTTGGAAGACATCAGCTGCAACACTTGGGCCAGTGTATCACCCTATGGTAGCTGTTCTGTCACCACCATGCAGCCCATGGATCGACTGCCCTACCAACACTTCTCCGCTCACTTCACCTCAGGGTCTCTGGTGTCCAGACTAGGTGGGGTGGGAGGCCACGCCTCTCCACAGCTGGGTGATGGCCACCACGCTGCAATGTACCAGAGCTCTATGACCCATCAGACTCTGGGCCGCCAATGCAGTCCCGGGGCTGGGATCCAATCACCAGCAGCCAGTCTGCAGGGAAATGAGTACCTGTATACACATGGCATACCACGTACACTATCACCACACCAGTACCACTCTGTACATAGTGTAAGCATCATGCCAGAGTGGAGTGAGAACAGCTAA